Genomic window (Drosophila ananassae strain 14024-0371.13 chromosome 3L, ASM1763931v2, whole genome shotgun sequence):
AAATCAGCTTCATCAGGCTTAATTAAAACGAAACTTTCCCATTTAAAAACTACACTCAATTGAGTGTGAACAGGCGAAATAAAAATGAGAGCGGTAATAATAGAAGCCCAAACACAACACACAATAAAGAATTACGTATAAAAAAtgctgaaaaaaatatatagtggaaaaaaaaatgaaaacctacataaataaataacgtaACTACGAGCACGCGTCTCCTCGCGGCTTCAACAATAGACTCCCGCCGATCCGATCCGTACCGATCCGCCGTGAATAATATCCATAACAGCCGTACTATTCCACGCGATTTGTTAGTGTTCAGTGTTTAgtggtttttttattttgtggcagctcctaaaaaatacaaaatacaagcCGTCTGGGGGCTTGGGGCATAAGGGAGGTGGCCGGTTTTGGGTCTCCGGGAAACCTTGACAGTCACCATCTACATAGTTAGCGGACAAGGTGAGCCCCGGCGGCTCAGCAACTCAGATTCCACTTGGACTTGTTGACTTGTAGATTGTGCGTGTGCGACAATTAAAAATCAGCAAAAATAACCAGAAATGGAGGCCCTAGCTTAGGGATCGATGAGGGGGATACCCTAAAAATCAAGTATTTCAACCAAATATGTGTAAAAATCTAAAGGTTCTTGTAGACTGCTTTAATCTTTAaacttttataattattaactTCAAATATCAACTGACAATACCCCTTTGTTAGGGTATTAAGAAACTGTAAAAACCTGACCTGTAAatcacccaaaaaaaaagtgaactGGAAACCCCCCAACCCCAAAACGTAGTTTcactttcattttttttcggcCTGACCGCCTTGTGGCATAAATTCAGCTTGTAGCTTCCTTGTTTATCGAACgggattttatttatattttatttgtgtatCAATGCCATTACAGCTTGCTGAGCGGGGATAGTGAGGAATCGGTACGCTGCTCCTACTGCTCGGTGCTGAATGTAAACGAGAACGATCTCCGCATTTCGTTCGAGAACACCTGCACCGACTCCCTGGTCACCGCTTTCGATGATGAGGCCCTGCTAATATGCGACCAAGGAACCGAAATGGCAAGGACAAAGGTTTTATTTATACAACTAGCACGAGACAGGACTAGATCATATCACGATTAACACTCAACCTTTATCATTAACCTCTTAGCAAGACCCCTGACTGTGACAGCTTTTTTAGGCAACTGTATAAAAGGATACTAAGTAATCTGAGTATCATGTCCTTCAAACAGGTACACTTTGATGACGTGTCGTTGTACGGCACTCCGAAAGAGGAGCCCATGCCCAACATACCGATCGTGTCGGAAAAAGTCTCTGCGAATTTCCTAAAAAGTCAATTGCAATCATGGTTCCAGCCAACGGACAACCGACTGGCCATGAAACTGTTTGGCAGCCGAAAGGCACTCGTCAAGGAGCGAATACGTCAGAAAACTTCCGGGCATTGGGTCATACACCCGTGCAGTTCATTCAGGTAAGGTCTTTAAcaatatcaagtatacgcagCGTTGTCCATACTTTATTATTtggttaaaaaaaagggaatacagggcgtatgagtaacaTTTTTCTTCACTTTTCTTACAGGTTTTACTGGGACCTTTGCATGCTTTTATTATTAGTAGCAAATCTTATTATCCTGCCAGTCGCAATATCATTCTTCAACGATGATCTGAGCACACGATGGATTGCCTTCAACTGCCTAAGTgatactatttttttaatagataTTGTAGTCAATTTTAGAACAGGTAATTTGCACCAACTAATCCATCAAAAATATACATACGTAAAAAAAGCCCTTTAAGTCCCTGAGAGTCCCTGAAAAGTGGTTCCACGATGGTCCTTTCCCCTGCTTAACCATTATCTTTCGCCCGAATGTATTTGTTTTCAGGAATTATGCAACAAGACAACGCTGAACAAGTAATATTGGATCCAAAGCTTATAGCTAAACACTATTTAAGAACTtggttttttctcgatttgaTTTCGTCGATACCGCtagattatatatttttaattttcaatcaaGTAAGTTAATGTATTTGAGAAACAGTACGCAACATTTTGATTAAGATTATGAAATTGCAGGATTTCTCTGATTCTTTTCAAATATTGCATGCCGGACGAGCCTTGCGCATCCTGCGCTTGGCTAAGCTCCTGTCTCTGGTCCGCCTCCTGCGGCTCTCCCGCCTGGTGCGCTACGTGTCCCAATGGGAGGAGGTCTATGTGAGTACACCCCGGTTCATTTTGTCAGTTTTTTAAGTTCTATTTGCGTTTTCttcagtttctgtttcagtGTCAGTGTCAGTATCagttttcgtttcgtttctaTCTTTTGTTTTGCATAACAAAGTGTTTAATATCCTGCCctggttttcattttttcgaaCACACATCTGTACGATACAATCATGGGAAAGTTAAGAAATCTAAACAATCAGATCAAGttgatattttatataatatctCTTTGATACTGGAACTTATTCCCTTGTCATAAACTTTTTGTTTCCACTTTTTGAGAACCTTGATTTCATCCCCGATAATCCCCGTTCTTTAGTTTCAACTTCTTTTTAGTTTGCTCCAAATTCTCAACCGTAAGATCAGCATAACTCTACTCGTTCACTCCACACCACAAAATATAAACAGATTTGAGGATCTATGTAGGATAAAGGACAGAACTCATAGGTAACTGCAGTTAGTCAGTGGTCAGGGGAGAATATAATATGTATACAGTGTCCCCAAAAAGTGCTCACTTTTCTTTGTTACATGTGTACGTGTACAAGTGTGTGGCagtaaaaaaacatattaattaaaaactaactAAAATAGAGTTTTGAGAAATTGTGGATGACGCGCAGAAATGTTCAAACTTTGTATTTTCTTTGAGTTGTTATCTGGAACCTCTGTGTCTTTGATTTCCGTTTAAACGTTTTTGAATCCTTTGCGTTCGATTACCAATCGTTTTGTTTTCCAAATATTgataagtatatatatatactcgtACCTCCTCAACCTCCAACCTCAATGTGTGTCTATAAAGCCAATCAAACATAGAACCAGACAATCGCTGTACCATAAAGCCAACTCAGTTTGTACATTATACAAAGTTGTGTGACTTAAATAATCCCGATGTTTGTTTCGTGTTGTGCGCCTGCTGCGCTTCGAGTCCTTCAGACCAGATATGTATATCTTGACAATATCCCTCCAGGCCAAGTACTGcaagaacacacacacacacctactctctctctcttacacacacatacacccaGACATACATACTCGTAATAAACTTGAATCGAAAGtgtatatcctttttttttgggttatttTTTTCTAACCATCTAACGCGCTCGCTAAGCTTGAGAACTTGTTCACTTGTGCCGCGGGAAGAGTCCTTTGCTTTCTTTCCACATTTCTTCAGTTGAGTCTTCGATTTATCGCTTCTGTTCTGATAttctataatatatatattcctatTCATTTTTCTGCCGATTTTGAAGCACTCGAAACGATAAATTTCATTGCACTTTGTACAAAaactcttttaaaaaaaagtctcTCTGAGGGCCCTATATCTCTCTATATGTCCTGATCCTTTCCCCCGACCACTATCCAGTGTTCCCCACTTCCCAAACCCCCCACCATAAGATCCCCCACCCATGAGATACGTACAAGTACAGTTTCTTCAGCCTAAAATTTGGAAACCACCGTATAGCTTatgatttatgtttattttgtttttgaaacgCTCAACGTAAGCGATGATGATGCTTTTGAAAATCAGTTTTAGACTAACAAACCAATAAgaattaacaaaaataaaataaacaaaacaaatacaaaatcCAACTTAGCTGAATTCAGGGCCTAAAATACCTGTGTATATATATGGTTTTTAGATTCTGCAGAATCTACAGAAaaaaagtgctgatcgcagaGGGAGAATGCACAGAAAAGACAAAGATGGCTTGACAAAAAGCAACCTAATTCTCAAGGTAAACCatcccaaataaaaaaagtaataaacaaaaaatgatatcaaaaatcaacaaacaCAACAAATTTCAGTATATATtgataaacaaacaaaaaaaaaaaaaaccaaaagcctTGATTGATTGAAATTATGATTATGTATTATTGGTTCGAAACATGACTCACATTTTTGAGGAATGTTTTGGCCGAAATTGAGTTTTAGTGCATAATTTCGTTCGATTGTTCGTTCGTTCGATTGTTCGATTGTTCGTTGATCATGTTTGCTTGATTTTAATGTTCGTTCGTTCGTACGTTCTGTAAATTTTCTGAGACTGCCTTTTTATATACCatattgattgattgattaatTGATATTGCCATACATAATCTCTATTTCTCATTTGATGCATTATTGAAATCTCAATAAAACGAAAATTATGAAGAGAGtctagccaaaaaaaaaataaaagagcagcaaacaaaaacacaatcCATTTTGTAATTAGTCTTCGGTCCAGAATCGAAGGTATTTTCATGCTCTTCCCATAACGTAGAATCAGATGAGATGAGAGGATAAtgtaatatataatatattcgCTAGATATCGTAGCTTTTTGACTCCATGCATGTTGGGCATGAACGGAAATACTATCGTAATGCTACTCGTATATAATTCTTCCGCCGCAGACTAGCTGGGTTTTGACTTAATCGCTGCGAAGAGCATGAAAACGCTACAGATCTCAGGAGATGTTACGGCTACGCAGTGTATAGTGTGTGTTTTGAATGCTTTTTGCttataaaactaaataaaaaaaagcagcACGGATCAAGATGTTGTAAAAACacgaaacaataaaaaaaaagacatcAATGCACTACATTGTATATATAGGAAATGTAATAGTTGCGCTGCTTTCTCCTTAGGTTTTAGGATTTAGATCCAGACACCAAGACATACACCGAAACAAATTATATAATACATTTAGAACAAGGATCTGGGGCAGGCCAAACAGATCCAACGACCAATCGGATCGAACACGAACACTGTACTATATCTAGCCACATAATACTCGTATTTTATAGCATACATTTGTGGGCCAGTGCCGAACGCTTCCACATATCCTAACCTAATACCGTTATACCGTATCTATCGTACTCAACTTAACCTCACTTTGATCGACACTCTGCTCAACGCTTTCCGCTTTTGTGCTGCGCGCTTTCCGCTCCCACTCTCTACTcgctctctctttctctctaaCTTTGCTCCCGTTTCTACCGAACTACACAGAGAAAAAAGTTTGCGTTAATATTAGCttttatgcattttatttaattgaattatacAACTAATCATTGTTTCATTATATTGCCAGACTTCCTTAATGATATGCCTTTGAAAACTTTCTGATTCGAATATTTTTGCAACAATTTTTTCTCTGCTATAGTTGttactgttttttatttattgtttccggattttggtttggttttttggtgaattgattattttgttaaaaatctCCTTCTTCTGTTACTCTTCTGTTGTACAAAAGATTTCAGCAGGAACGCGTTTAAAGATAAAAGTTTAAGCTTTATTGGAGTAAAACCCACCCACAttcagacacacacacacacacatgtacaCGCACACTTGCGCAGCTACAGCCACTGAATTCTTGAATGCAACAACcgttatttgttttttatgtcaATACCGCTCCCTCTTTTTCTTACCGTCTCGATCTcaatctctctctctctctctctctgtgttCCTGCTCTTGCTGTGTtttcgtttccgtttccggttcGTTTGCTTTCGTTAATTTTTGTGTACATTTCGTTGGTTTGTTTACTTAAATACTTTTTTGTACAGAATTACGTAGTTCCGAATACTAACAAACTGCGAAAGTCagaaaaaaacgaaacagacaaacaaaaaacaaaggcTTTCATTGTAAAATACAAGTTTCGATTTTGATAATTTGAACGTTTGAACAGCTTAGTGTCCATAATTAtgtttgaaaaacaaaaaaaatatacaaaataaaactatgaaaaacaaaagaaaagtAAAGATGAGCACTTGTACCATAATTTAGCAGCTGATTTTGCACTTATTCGAAATGTAGAAATggtttgaatttgaatttgactTTGATTGATTGAGTTTTGGATTGATTGCTCAGGTTGTACACTGtacacgaaaaaaaaatgtacacaCCGTACACACCGGACACTGTTGTATTGCCTAACACTAGACTAATCTTATCTTATTTTATCTTATCGGATTTAATGTCCAACATATCGCCTCCGAGCCGCTCTGTACCGAGATCCGAAGACCCGCCAAGTGGCCAAGTGGTATTAAATGTTGCATACTTATCGGGCAGAGTGGTGGGCGGAGGCGAGGCgctgattgattgattgattcaGTAATTTCTTGTTTAATGGCTGTGGTTTGGTTTGTTTTAGTTGCTTTGATTGGCATAACCGCAATAACTGTTATATTTACCGGTAGCTGGAAAcgctaaaaattaattattttcaaaaatcttcACAAATTGCGCCAAAAAAAACGTATATAGTTCCAAGTTTTATTTTCTCGTTTGGGTTATTTCTCTCTCGTTTACTTGAGACATTTGGTTTTAtatacagaaaaaaaatatatatatatgtggaACTCACAACTACAGATgtaacacacacatacacacacaaacacacacacagcaacacacacagacacgAGCGGTGTTGGGCTTTCGTTGATGTGCACTCTTTTTTGATTGACCTCTCTGGTTGCAGTTCCTCAATATGGCCTCGGTTTTCATGAGgatcttcaatttaatttgcatGATGCTCCTGATCGGCCATTGGAGCGGTTGCTTGCAGTTCTTAGTGCCAATGTTGCAGGGTTTTCCATCCAACTCCTGGGTCTCCATCAACGAGTTGCAGGTGCGCTACTAAATTATTACTCCTAAAGGGTGAATGGTTTGTATctcatattaaaaaaatataaatatatataggaaTCCTACTGGCTGGAGCAGTATTCGTGGGCGTTGTTCAAGGCCATGTCGCATATGTTGTGCATAGGCTACGGCAGGTGAGCTCTCAACCATATTAACATAATATATTTAGACTTATTTGCTTTATCTGCTTATTATTAGATTCCCACCACAATCACTGACAGACATGTGGCTGACGATGCTATCGATGATATCCGGCGCCACGTGTTACGCCTTGTTCCTCGGTCATGCGACCAATCTCATCCAGAGCTTGGACTCTAGCCGGCGTCAGTATCGCGAGAAGGTCAAACAGGTGGAGGAGTACATGGCCTATCGGAAGCTGCCTCGGGATATGCGGCAACGCATAACGGAATACTTTGAGCATCGGTACCAGGGTAAATTCTTCGACGAGGAGTTGATTCTTGGCGAGTTGAGCGAGAAATTGCGCGAGGATGTCATCAACTACAACTGCAGGTGGGCGATCTGTCACTATCTAATATCCTATATCCTTAATATCCTATTTCAGCTGGTTGTAGTATAAATTAGACAGTTATATCTTCTTAaatctataaataaatatgtatattaatGAATATATTTTCTATCGTATAGATCCCTCGTGGCGTCAGTGCCTTTTTTTGCTAATGCCGATTCGAATTTCGTTTCCGACGTAGTTACCAAACTGAAATACGAAGTTTTCCAACCAGGTGGGTGTTGAGCTAGAAAGGGTGCTATAGGGAGACTCATAATAACTTCTTTTCCAGGTGATATTATCATAAAGGAGGGTACGATCGGTACAAAGATGTACTTCATACAGGAGGGCGTGGTGGACATTGTCATGGCCAACGGCGAGGTAATCTTacacacatatgtatatccTGATATCCTTGATATAAACCCTTATATTCTCAGGTTGCCACCTCACTATCGGACGGCTCTTACTTCGGTGAGATCTGTCTGCTGACCAATGCGCGTCGTGTGGCCAGCGTGCGAGCCGAAACCTATTGCAATCTATTCTCGTTGAGCGTGGATCATTTCAATTGCGTTCTGGACCAGTATCCGCTGATGCGCAAGACCATGGAGACTGTGGCCGCCGAGCGGTTGAACAAGATTGGCAAGAATCCGAACATAATGCAGCAGAAGGACGAGCAGCTGAGCAACCCGGAGTCCAACACAATAACGGCTGTGGTGAATGCCTTGGCTGCCGAGGCGGATGACTGCAAAGATGAGTAAGTCTATCAATGTTATCTCTatggttttaattaattttaatatgtgTATCCCTTAGTGACATGGATCTCAAGGAGAATTTACTGCATGGGTCAGAGTCGAGCATTGCTGAGCCGGTGCAAACGATACGCGAGGGTCTGCCCCGGCCGAGGAGCGGCGAGTTTCGAGCTCTGTTCGAGGGCAACACTCCATGACACTGAGGCACGATGCAGAGCGGCGGCGCCTCCGGGCATCGGGCAA
Coding sequences:
- the LOC6496331 gene encoding uncharacterized protein LOC6496331 isoform X4; amino-acid sequence: MHVKHTQRRVSGPGAFGTFTNDQRASRDNLCPDSRDQQQRHSHSHQHLVRQSLVSLSNGQQASDDQQQSSQQQHRHHQQQNLHQQQQHQQQQLQQLQQRQRSSSSRLSTSGISKQNSSDSRTGLRILDSSHSPVSCGTQSVSSTGGQSLALYDACHEYSRSLSAAASEGASAGAGAGSSLLKSHYSDQQLAQTEPDPDPDPDPERDRDRDRDRDRERERRHLTNLNLNLSSEYDFSGSDKQQLVNETYIFKCIANSPSFLRTNKIKEQSKKLRNLSLKTRTAKKKGQIISKSNAVSDNSLHPGDKYLNLYLVEKKHSLQPQVASTSQQPQQQSSSAPASSSSASVSCASRSQQLPALSAVAARQQQLLLNGSLKGKTSSSGGSGSGSAREASKTLPGHRGSVRSESGSVAGSSHTIPATGKNPPVPHSLAAKINSSSSGGGKNCNLLSASSNSCHKLHAQGHGAGAGSGSGLGLGLGLGLGQGAATAAAVSPKSSVSSNGHLNKYCLTDLTRRKAEFNRQLSAPTDYTRHSSSNGSQQEHEPEQETHEPVGESTITVASAGVTYPYPYPYNSNQHHHHHHHYQPHSSATAPANLKAALQLHSFGAQGHHPGPYPSRPTSTSCTNSFNRRHIRRHKGKLGDRLLSGDSEESVRCSYCSVLNVNENDLRISFENTCTDSLVTAFDDEALLICDQGTEMVHFDDVSLYGTPKEEPMPNIPIVSEKVSANFLKSQLQSWFQPTDNRLAMKLFGSRKALVKERIRQKTSGHWVIHPCSSFRFYWDLCMLLLLVANLIILPVAISFFNDDLSTRWIAFNCLSDTIFLIDIVVNFRTGIMQQDNAEQVILDPKLIAKHYLRTWFFLDLISSIPLDYIFLIFNQDFSDSFQILHAGRALRILRLAKLLSLVRLLRLSRLVRYVSQWEEVYFLNMASVFMRIFNLICMMLLIGHWSGCLQFLVPMLQGFPSNSWVSINELQESYWLEQYSWALFKAMSHMLCIGYGRFPPQSLTDMWLTMLSMISGATCYALFLGHATNLIQSLDSSRRQYREKVKQVEEYMAYRKLPRDMRQRITEYFEHRYQGKFFDEELILGELSEKLREDVINYNCRSLVASVPFFANADSNFVSDVVTKLKYEVFQPGDIIIKEGTIGTKMYFIQEGVVDIVMANGEVATSLSDGSYFGEICLLTNARRVASVRAETYCNLFSLSVDHFNCVLDQYPLMRKTMETVAAERLNKIGKNPNIMQQKDEQLSNPESNTITAVVNALAAEADDCKDDDMDLKENLLHGSESSIAEPVQTIREGLPRPRSGEFRALFEGNTP
- the LOC6496331 gene encoding uncharacterized protein LOC6496331 isoform X2 — encoded protein: MHVKHTQRRVSGPGAFGTFTNDQRASRDNLCPDSRDQQQRHSHSHQHLVRQSLVSLSNGQQASDDQQQSSQQQHRHHQQQNLHQQQQHQQQQLQQLQQRQRSSSSRLSTSGISKQNSSDSRTGLRILDSSHSPVSCGTQSVSSTGGQSLALYDACHEYSRSLSAAASEGASAGAGAGSSLLKSHYSDQQLAQTEPDPDPDPDPERDRDRDRDRDRERERRHLTNLNLNLSSEYDFSGSDKQQLVNETYIFKCIANSPSFLRTNKIKEQSKKLRNLSLKTRTAKKKGQIISKSNAVSDNSLHPGDKYLNLYLVEKKHSLQPQVASTSQQPQQQSSSAPASSSSASVSCASRSQQLPALSAVAARQQQLLLNGSLKGKTSSSGGSGSGSAREASKTLPGHRGSVRSESGSVAGSSHTIPATGKNPPVPHSLAAKINSSSSGGGKNCNLLSASSNSCHKLHAQGHGAGAGSGSGLGLGLGLGLGQGAATAAAVSPKSSVSSNGHLNKYCLTDLTRRKAEFNRQLSAPTDYTRHSSSNGSQQEHEPEQETHEPVGESTITVASAGVTYPYPYPYNSNQHHHHHHHYQPHSSATAPANLKAALQLHSFGAQGHHPGPYPSRPTSTSCTNSFNRRHIRRHKGKLGDRLLSGDSEESVRCSYCSVLNVNENDLRISFENTCTDSLVTAFDDEALLICDQGTEMVHFDDVSLYGTPKEEPMPNIPIVSEKVSANFLKSQLQSWFQPTDNRLAMKLFGSRKALVKERIRQKTSGHWVIHPCSSFRFYWDLCMLLLLVANLIILPVAISFFNDDLSTRWIAFNCLSDTIFLIDIVVNFRTGIMQQDNAEQVILDPKLIAKHYLRTWFFLDLISSIPLDYIFLIFNQDFSDSFQILHAGRALRILRLAKLLSLVRLLRLSRLVRYVSQWEEVYILQNLQKKSADRRGRMHRKDKDGLTKSNLILKFLNMASVFMRIFNLICMMLLIGHWSGCLQFLVPMLQGFPSNSWVSINELQESYWLEQYSWALFKAMSHMLCIGYGRFPPQSLTDMWLTMLSMISGATCYALFLGHATNLIQSLDSSRRQYREKVKQVEEYMAYRKLPRDMRQRITEYFEHRYQGKFFDEELILGELSEKLREDVINYNCRSLVASVPFFANADSNFVSDVVTKLKYEVFQPGDIIIKEGTIGTKMYFIQEGVVDIVMANGEVATSLSDGSYFGEICLLTNARRVASVRAETYCNLFSLSVDHFNCVLDQYPLMRKTMETVAAERLNKIGKNPNIMQQKDEQLSNPESNTITAVVNALAAEADDCKDDDMDLKENLLHGSESSIAEPVQTIREGLPRPRSGEFRALFEGNTP
- the LOC6496331 gene encoding uncharacterized protein LOC6496331 isoform X1, giving the protein MHVKHTQRRVSGPGAFGTFTNDQRASRDNLCPDSRDQQQRHSHSHQHLVRQSLVSLSNGQQASDDQQQSSQQQHRHHQQQNLHQQQQHQQQQLQQLQQRQRSSSSRLSTSGISKQNSSDSRTGLRILDSSHSPVSCGTQSVSSTGGQSLALYDACHEYSRSLSAAASEGASAGAGAGSSLLKSHYSDQQLAQTEPDPDPDPDPERDRDRDRDRDRERERRHLTNLNLNLSSEYDFSGSDKQQLVNETYIFKCIANSPSFLRTNKIKEQSKKLRNLSLKTRTAKKKGQIISKSNAVSDNSLHPGDKYLNLYLVEKKHSLQPQVASTSQQPQQQSSSAPASSSSASVSCASRSQQLPALSAVAARQQQLLLNGSLKGKTSSSGGSGSGSAREASKTLPGHRGSVRSESGSVAGSSHTIPATGKNPPVPHSLAAKINSSSSGGGKNCNLLSASSNSCHKLHAQGHGAGAGSGSGLGLGLGLGLGQGAATAAAVSPKSSVSSNGHLNKYCLTDLTRRKAEFNRQLSAPTDYTRHSSSNGSQQEHEPEQETHEPVGESTITVASAGVTYPYPYPYNSNQHHHHHHHYQPHSSATAPANLKAALQLHSFGAQGHHPGPYPSRPTSTSCTNSFNRRHIRRHKGKLGDRLLSGDSEESVRCSYCSVLNVNENDLRISFENTCTDSLVTAFDDEALLICDQGTEMVHFDDVSLYGTPKEEPMPNIPIVSEKVSANFLKSQLQSWFQPTDNRLAMKLFGSRKALVKERIRQKTSGHWVIHPCSSFRFYWDLCMLLLLVANLIILPVAISFFNDDLSTRWIAFNCLSDTIFLIDIVVNFRTGIMQQDNAEQVILDPKLIAKHYLRTWFFLDLISSIPLDYIFLIFNQIMKLQDFSDSFQILHAGRALRILRLAKLLSLVRLLRLSRLVRYVSQWEEVYILQNLQKKSADRRGRMHRKDKDGLTKSNLILKFLNMASVFMRIFNLICMMLLIGHWSGCLQFLVPMLQGFPSNSWVSINELQESYWLEQYSWALFKAMSHMLCIGYGRFPPQSLTDMWLTMLSMISGATCYALFLGHATNLIQSLDSSRRQYREKVKQVEEYMAYRKLPRDMRQRITEYFEHRYQGKFFDEELILGELSEKLREDVINYNCRSLVASVPFFANADSNFVSDVVTKLKYEVFQPGDIIIKEGTIGTKMYFIQEGVVDIVMANGEVATSLSDGSYFGEICLLTNARRVASVRAETYCNLFSLSVDHFNCVLDQYPLMRKTMETVAAERLNKIGKNPNIMQQKDEQLSNPESNTITAVVNALAAEADDCKDDDMDLKENLLHGSESSIAEPVQTIREGLPRPRSGEFRALFEGNTP
- the LOC6496331 gene encoding uncharacterized protein LOC6496331 isoform X3, giving the protein MHVKHTQRRVSGPGAFGTFTNDQRASRDNLCPDSRDQQQRHSHSHQHLVRQSLVSLSNGQQASDDQQQSSQQQHRHHQQQNLHQQQQHQQQQLQQLQQRQRSSSSRLSTSGISKQNSSDSRTGLRILDSSHSPVSCGTQSVSSTGGQSLALYDACHEYSRSLSAAASEGASAGAGAGSSLLKSHYSDQQLAQTEPDPDPDPDPERDRDRDRDRDRERERRHLTNLNLNLSSEYDFSGSDKQQLVNETYIFKCIANSPSFLRTNKIKEQSKKLRNLSLKTRTAKKKGQIISKSNAVSDNSLHPGDKYLNLYLVEKKHSLQPQVASTSQQPQQQSSSAPASSSSASVSCASRSQQLPALSAVAARQQQLLLNGSLKGKTSSSGGSGSGSAREASKTLPGHRGSVRSESGSVAGSSHTIPATGKNPPVPHSLAAKINSSSSGGGKNCNLLSASSNSCHKLHAQGHGAGAGSGSGLGLGLGLGLGQGAATAAAVSPKSSVSSNGHLNKYCLTDLTRRKAEFNRQLSAPTDYTRHSSSNGSQQEHEPEQETHEPVGESTITVASAGVTYPYPYPYNSNQHHHHHHHYQPHSSATAPANLKAALQLHSFGAQGHHPGPYPSRPTSTSCTNSFNRRHIRRHKGKLGDRLLSGDSEESVRCSYCSVLNVNENDLRISFENTCTDSLVTAFDDEALLICDQGTEMVHFDDVSLYGTPKEEPMPNIPIVSEKVSANFLKSQLQSWFQPTDNRLAMKLFGSRKALVKERIRQKTSGHWVIHPCSSFRFYWDLCMLLLLVANLIILPVAISFFNDDLSTRWIAFNCLSDTIFLIDIVVNFRTGIMQQDNAEQVILDPKLIAKHYLRTWFFLDLISSIPLDYIFLIFNQIMKLQDFSDSFQILHAGRALRILRLAKLLSLVRLLRLSRLVRYVSQWEEVYFLNMASVFMRIFNLICMMLLIGHWSGCLQFLVPMLQGFPSNSWVSINELQESYWLEQYSWALFKAMSHMLCIGYGRFPPQSLTDMWLTMLSMISGATCYALFLGHATNLIQSLDSSRRQYREKVKQVEEYMAYRKLPRDMRQRITEYFEHRYQGKFFDEELILGELSEKLREDVINYNCRSLVASVPFFANADSNFVSDVVTKLKYEVFQPGDIIIKEGTIGTKMYFIQEGVVDIVMANGEVATSLSDGSYFGEICLLTNARRVASVRAETYCNLFSLSVDHFNCVLDQYPLMRKTMETVAAERLNKIGKNPNIMQQKDEQLSNPESNTITAVVNALAAEADDCKDDDMDLKENLLHGSESSIAEPVQTIREGLPRPRSGEFRALFEGNTP
- the LOC6496331 gene encoding potassium/sodium hyperpolarization-activated cyclic nucleotide-gated channel 2 isoform X5, which encodes MVHFDDVSLYGTPKEEPMPNIPIVSEKVSANFLKSQLQSWFQPTDNRLAMKLFGSRKALVKERIRQKTSGHWVIHPCSSFRFYWDLCMLLLLVANLIILPVAISFFNDDLSTRWIAFNCLSDTIFLIDIVVNFRTGIMQQDNAEQVILDPKLIAKHYLRTWFFLDLISSIPLDYIFLIFNQIMKLQDFSDSFQILHAGRALRILRLAKLLSLVRLLRLSRLVRYVSQWEEVYILQNLQKKSADRRGRMHRKDKDGLTKSNLILKFLNMASVFMRIFNLICMMLLIGHWSGCLQFLVPMLQGFPSNSWVSINELQESYWLEQYSWALFKAMSHMLCIGYGRFPPQSLTDMWLTMLSMISGATCYALFLGHATNLIQSLDSSRRQYREKVKQVEEYMAYRKLPRDMRQRITEYFEHRYQGKFFDEELILGELSEKLREDVINYNCRSLVASVPFFANADSNFVSDVVTKLKYEVFQPGDIIIKEGTIGTKMYFIQEGVVDIVMANGEVATSLSDGSYFGEICLLTNARRVASVRAETYCNLFSLSVDHFNCVLDQYPLMRKTMETVAAERLNKIGKNPNIMQQKDEQLSNPESNTITAVVNALAAEADDCKDDDMDLKENLLHGSESSIAEPVQTIREGLPRPRSGEFRALFEGNTP